The Salvelinus sp. IW2-2015 linkage group LG6.2, ASM291031v2, whole genome shotgun sequence genome window below encodes:
- the LOC111966027 gene encoding ras GTPase-activating protein-binding protein 1, with product MVMEKPSAQLVGREFVRQYYTLLNQAPDYLHRFYGKNSSYVHGGLDNNGKPVESVYGQSEIHKKVLALNFRDCHTKIRHVDAHATLNEGVVVQVMGELSNDMQPMRKFMQTFVLAPEGTVTNKFYVHNDVFRYQDEVFGDSDSEPPEESDEDVEEMEERVPSPEVAQEEPTFYKQTPCTEAKRPEEEVALTPEPEAEPEAVPDVVDGKRDLEPETQQQQEHTTEEQGEKCPXSSPLPSATADPAPAPAEDNRPFSWASVTSKNLPPSGVVPVSGIPPHVVKGPSAPPRVEVKTEATAQRTQPRGDQRPREARPGPPPVNRGPRPGVREGEQGESSEVSRVVRYPDAHQLFVGNVPHDVDKAELKEFFQQYGTVLELRINSGGKLPNFGFVVFDDSEPVQKILSSRPIKFRGDVRLNVEEKKTRSAREGDRRDIRPRGPGGPGGPRERIGGPRGPPTRGGMAQKPSFGSGRGTGPSEGGRYMGPRQ from the exons ATGGTGATGGAGAAACCAAGTGCCCAGCTCGTCGGGCGGGAGTTTGTCCGACAGTACTACACACTACTCAACCAGGCACCCGACTACCTGCACAG GTTTTATGGGAAAAATTCCTCCTATGTACATGGAGGTCTGGACAACAATGGCAAACCAGTTGAATCKGTCTACGGACAGTCG GAGATCCATAAGAAAGTGTTGGCGCTGAACTTTCGTGACTGCCACACCAAGATCAGGCATGTGGACGCCCATGCGACCTTGAACGAGGGCGTGGTGGTGCAAGTGATGGGAGAGCTGTCCAACGACATGCAACCCATGCGAAAATTCATGCAGACATTCGTGCTGGCCCCTGAG GGCACTGTAACAAACAAGTTCTACGTTCACAACGATGTATTCCGTTACCAAGACGAAGTGTTTGGGGATTCTGACTCAGAACCCCCTGAAG AGTCTGATGAGGATgttgaggagatggaggagagagtaccATCACCTGAGGTGGCCCAGGAAGAGCCAACCTTCTACAAGCAGACACCGTG CACRgaggccaagagaccagaggaggAGGTGGCTTTAACCCCAGAGCCCGAGGCAGAACCTGAGGCGGTGCCAGACGTGGTGGATGGAAAACGGGACCTGGAGCCAGAGACCCAGCAGCAACAGGAACACACcacagaggagcagggagagaagtGTCCAGRCTCCTCACCCCTGCCCTCTGCCACTGCTGACCCTGCCCCCGCACCTGCTGAAGATAACCGG CCTTTCTCCTGGGCGTCTGTCACCAGTAAGAACCTTCCCCCTAGTGGAGTTGTCCCTGTCTCAGGCATCCCCCCACACGTCGTCAAAGGCCCATCGGCACCG CCCAGGGTGGAGGTGAAAACAGAAGCCACAGCACAGAGAACACAACCGAGAGGAGACCAGAGACCACGGGAAGCAAGGCCAGGCCCCCCACCAGTCAACAGAGGACCCCGACCAGGAG TGCGggaaggagagcagggagagtCGTCGGAGGTTAGCCGTGTGGTGAGGTATCCAGACGCTCACCAGCTCTTCGTAGGGAACGTTCCCCATGATGTGGACAAGGCAGAGCTCAAGGAGTTTTTCCAAC AGTATGGTACTGTGCTTGAGCTACGGATCAACAGCGGAGGAAAGCTTCCCAACTTTGGCTTCGTGGTGTTTGACGACTCGGAGCCTGTGCAGAAAATCCTAAGCAGCCGG CCCATTAAGTTCAGAGGCGATGTCCGACTGAACGTGGAGGAAAAGAAGACTCGCTCCGCCCGGGAAGGGGACCGGCGAGACATCCGCCCCAGAGGTCCAGGTGGCCCCGGAGGGCCCCGAGAGAGGATTGGAGGGCCCAGAGGCCCCCCCACCAGGGGTGGCATGGCACAGAAACCCAGCTTTGGCTCTGGACGAGGTACTGGACCCAGTGAGGGAGGTCGCTACATGGGACCTCGTCAGTGA